A single region of the Desmonostoc muscorum LEGE 12446 genome encodes:
- the fusA gene encoding elongation factor G — protein MIPRTRIRNIGISAHIDSGKTTLSERILFYTGRIHAIEEVRGGGKGATMDFMPEEKLHGITITSAATTCQWHDTQINLIDTPGHVDFTIEVERALRVLDGAVMVLCAVAGVQSQSITVDRQMKRYRVPRLAFINKMDRTGADPFRVVQGIRDRLQLNAILLQYPIGSEDQFQGVIDLIEMTADYFEGENGENWLFKPIPESLRDEAQQARERLLDALSLFSEPMTEMLLAGEEIPKELIWETIRQATLSLEFTPVLLGSAFKNKGVQNLLDAVTLYLPSPIDREVVKTAESISVYPNLDASLVALAFKLTVESFGQLTYTRIYSGTLKPGDTVYNSRTEQRVQIGRLVRMHANKREELKVAVAGDIVALLGVDCASGDTLCSGEPLVSLEKMFVPEPVITLAITPKKQEDSDRLSKALNRFQREDPTFRLSIDPESGSTLISGMGELHLEIYLERIQREYNAEVYVGTPAVAYRETIRQQATFDYRFKKQSGGPGQYAHITGWIEPTDESFIFENRVVGGAIPKEYIPACEKGFREAMESGELEGYPVTGVKVVLDGGSYHPIDSSELAFRSASHQAIEGAIAKAKPYILEPIMLVEVETPNEFMGRVQGDLSSRRGLLLGSETMQGYTVIRAEVPLARMFGYSTELRSLTSGMATFSMEFACYRQS, from the coding sequence ATGATTCCCCGAACACGCATCCGAAATATTGGTATCTCTGCCCACATCGATTCTGGTAAAACTACGTTGTCAGAACGAATTCTCTTCTACACGGGCAGAATCCACGCTATTGAGGAAGTGCGGGGAGGCGGTAAGGGTGCAACGATGGACTTTATGCCAGAAGAAAAACTACATGGTATAACCATCACTTCTGCTGCTACCACCTGCCAGTGGCACGATACCCAAATCAACCTGATTGATACACCTGGACACGTAGATTTCACAATAGAAGTGGAACGCGCCTTGCGGGTATTGGATGGGGCAGTGATGGTGCTGTGTGCTGTGGCGGGTGTGCAGTCCCAGTCCATTACGGTGGATCGGCAAATGAAGCGCTACCGAGTGCCGCGTTTGGCGTTCATCAACAAGATGGATCGGACGGGAGCAGATCCATTTCGTGTAGTACAGGGAATACGCGATCGCTTACAACTAAATGCAATATTGCTCCAGTACCCGATCGGCAGTGAAGACCAATTCCAGGGAGTGATCGACCTAATAGAAATGACTGCTGACTACTTTGAAGGTGAAAACGGGGAAAACTGGCTTTTTAAGCCAATTCCCGAATCACTTAGGGATGAAGCACAACAGGCACGCGAAAGATTGCTAGATGCTTTGTCGCTGTTTTCAGAACCGATGACCGAGATGCTACTGGCGGGTGAGGAAATTCCTAAAGAATTAATTTGGGAAACCATCCGACAGGCAACCTTGAGCCTAGAATTCACGCCTGTACTGCTGGGTTCGGCATTCAAAAATAAAGGAGTGCAAAACTTATTAGATGCAGTTACGCTTTATCTACCATCTCCGATAGATAGAGAAGTGGTCAAAACCGCAGAGTCGATTAGTGTCTACCCTAACCTCGATGCTTCCTTGGTGGCGTTGGCATTTAAACTCACTGTTGAATCCTTTGGGCAGTTGACCTATACCCGGATTTACTCTGGGACGCTCAAACCCGGCGATACAGTCTACAACTCGCGGACTGAACAGCGAGTGCAAATCGGTCGCTTGGTGCGGATGCACGCCAATAAGCGAGAAGAATTAAAAGTTGCCGTTGCTGGGGATATTGTGGCTCTGTTGGGTGTGGATTGTGCTTCTGGTGATACATTATGTTCTGGGGAACCACTGGTATCTCTAGAGAAGATGTTTGTGCCAGAACCAGTGATTACGCTAGCGATTACGCCCAAAAAGCAGGAAGACAGCGATCGCCTTTCCAAAGCACTCAATCGTTTTCAAAGGGAAGACCCTACCTTCCGCTTGAGCATCGACCCCGAATCAGGATCAACTCTGATTTCTGGGATGGGTGAACTCCACTTGGAAATCTACCTCGAACGCATCCAACGCGAATATAATGCTGAGGTCTACGTTGGTACTCCTGCTGTGGCGTACCGGGAAACCATTAGACAACAAGCTACCTTTGACTACCGATTTAAGAAACAGTCAGGCGGTCCCGGTCAGTACGCCCATATTACTGGGTGGATTGAACCCACAGATGAATCGTTTATCTTTGAGAATCGGGTGGTTGGGGGTGCGATTCCTAAAGAATATATCCCGGCGTGTGAGAAAGGTTTCCGTGAGGCGATGGAATCAGGAGAACTGGAAGGCTATCCCGTAACTGGCGTGAAAGTTGTTTTGGATGGTGGTTCTTATCACCCAATTGACTCTTCAGAATTGGCTTTCCGGTCAGCGTCCCATCAGGCTATTGAAGGTGCGATCGCCAAAGCAAAACCCTACATCCTCGAACCCATAATGCTTGTAGAGGTGGAAACACCTAACGAGTTCATGGGAAGGGTTCAAGGTGACTTATCCTCCCGTCGAGGTTTGTTGTTGGGTTCTGAGACAATGCAGGGATATACGGTGATTCGAGCCGAAGTACCGCTAGCGCGAATGTTTGGGTATTCTACAGAATTGCGATCGCTTACTTCTGGTATGGCTACTTTTTCAATGGAGTTTGCCTGCTATCGCCAGTCCTGA
- a CDS encoding LysM peptidoglycan-binding domain-containing protein → MSCKIGISYIIKFGDTLFDIAKRELGDIKQWHQILKPNGTSFAEYETNNLEVGQEICLPQRTKEEKIYTVCLNAEDFKGRDAYTVIQSVFGKGAIEAPDNCDSTHAPHITQDTDNSIGNHFVFHIHRDQDCDPVTHSPNRQRCEIKVFNRSDDKLKGYKGATFAYDWRFQINNDMTVSKSFTHFFQLKSVGSNTDTPLVTISGAKVKGIDKIQVRFITPLKEKVLADYNWSDIKGEWLNVYCQAKFDYQGYLILTIKKLDGTLLLSVKEPNLNLWQDGDYVRPKWGIYRSLNDKKNLRPNEETVRFANFSITNGNTLFNSYITGK, encoded by the coding sequence ATGTCTTGTAAAATCGGTATTTCATACATTATTAAGTTTGGAGATACACTTTTTGATATTGCTAAACGAGAGTTAGGTGACATCAAACAGTGGCACCAAATTCTCAAACCTAATGGCACTTCCTTCGCAGAATATGAGACAAATAATTTGGAGGTAGGGCAAGAAATTTGCTTGCCTCAAAGAACAAAAGAAGAGAAGATTTACACTGTATGTCTTAATGCTGAAGATTTTAAAGGACGAGATGCATACACAGTAATACAGAGCGTCTTTGGGAAAGGTGCAATAGAAGCTCCAGATAATTGCGATTCCACACATGCCCCACACATTACCCAGGATACGGATAACAGTATAGGTAATCATTTTGTATTTCACATACATCGCGATCAAGATTGCGATCCAGTTACCCACAGTCCAAATCGACAGCGTTGTGAGATCAAAGTCTTCAATCGTTCTGATGACAAGCTTAAAGGTTACAAAGGAGCAACATTTGCTTATGATTGGAGATTCCAAATCAACAATGATATGACCGTCTCAAAATCTTTTACCCACTTTTTTCAACTTAAGTCAGTAGGAAGCAATACGGATACTCCTCTCGTGACTATCTCAGGTGCAAAAGTTAAAGGCATTGATAAAATTCAAGTGCGCTTCATTACTCCCTTAAAGGAAAAAGTTTTAGCAGATTACAACTGGTCAGATATCAAAGGCGAATGGCTAAATGTTTACTGTCAAGCTAAATTCGACTATCAAGGTTATTTAATTCTCACAATCAAGAAACTTGATGGTACTTTATTACTGTCAGTCAAAGAACCGAACCTCAATCTCTGGCAAGATGGTGATTACGTCCGGCCTAAATGGGGAATATATCGCAGTCTGAATGACAAGAAAAATCTTCGTCCTAATGAAGAGACTGTAAGATTTGCCAACTTCTCAATTACTAATGGAAATACTCTATTTAACTCTTACATAACTGGCAAATAA
- a CDS encoding alginate lyase family protein → MDKDNTFVLYRILGNDLSPRHKKGQTLENTEFILKYEPFLIKCNKRWVVNRIVDSEYEKAILKLLNKYNQKYIHIPFIQEEYTRIDFDFQGFFEFKFHDKQYIKTLNFDQRKLENYLYRYKILYVMNNNKARNIALCEGRTLAKWVLPWDGNCFLTKNAWAKIVDDVESFENNKYFIVPMSRVLNNELLLDLNFNQNPTEEPQIIFRRDAKEEFDENRWYSNRPKAELLSRLSVPGVWNQWGLQPWEKEKKQLLSKSEQFHFTGWVARLFSGVSECEQDVSKRVEIRFYAIKEFLNDLDEQIVSQTLSKNNLLIYNEVNLLKTRQAWQSGDSEVFELISHLLLVVKNINDEQKCFQLMVDYTIQLAIAWYFTGDEQYAIRATKLVRIWLIELAIYINPHLGSAKCKKQSETTYYQILKNTNFYVLLDAIVILSPSGYWTTSDDESLKFLCLNFLNWLQDNNQNTNQNKQSIHINTHSLLVASLAAFIHDIRTLIHVVQHSKLLLMQQFEQNATQSLQKNRSDVFSCYVLNLQVWVNLAQISQHIGIDLWKFQYQDQQIFAKLFQWLLPYYQKPWTYNQSSNFDIQRLLPLYYVACHQYPELQFEIDTSTIISKYQVQPTFSHEFKIIPYWLFSL, encoded by the coding sequence ATGGATAAAGACAATACTTTTGTTTTATATCGGATATTAGGAAATGATCTATCACCACGTCATAAAAAAGGTCAAACATTAGAGAATACTGAGTTTATTCTTAAATATGAACCGTTTTTAATAAAGTGTAATAAGCGATGGGTAGTCAATCGTATAGTAGATTCAGAATATGAAAAAGCAATTTTAAAACTTTTAAATAAATATAATCAAAAATATATTCATATTCCATTTATTCAAGAAGAGTACACTAGAATTGATTTTGATTTTCAAGGTTTTTTTGAATTTAAATTTCATGATAAGCAGTATATAAAAACCTTAAATTTTGACCAAAGAAAACTAGAAAATTATCTTTATCGGTACAAAATTCTTTATGTAATGAACAATAACAAGGCGCGAAATATTGCTCTATGTGAAGGTCGTACTTTAGCTAAATGGGTTCTTCCTTGGGATGGAAACTGTTTCCTTACTAAAAATGCTTGGGCAAAGATAGTTGATGATGTAGAGTCCTTTGAAAATAATAAATACTTTATTGTTCCAATGAGCAGAGTTTTGAACAATGAGCTTTTACTTGACCTTAATTTTAATCAAAATCCTACTGAAGAACCACAGATTATTTTTCGTCGAGATGCTAAGGAAGAATTTGATGAAAATAGGTGGTATAGTAATCGTCCTAAAGCAGAGTTACTGAGTCGTTTGTCAGTTCCTGGTGTATGGAATCAATGGGGCCTTCAACCTTGGGAAAAAGAAAAAAAACAACTATTATCCAAATCAGAACAATTTCACTTTACTGGCTGGGTAGCACGTCTATTTTCAGGGGTATCAGAATGTGAACAAGATGTAAGCAAGAGAGTAGAAATACGTTTTTACGCTATTAAAGAGTTTCTTAATGATCTAGATGAACAGATTGTAAGTCAAACTTTGTCTAAAAACAATTTGTTAATTTATAATGAAGTAAACCTTTTGAAGACAAGACAAGCATGGCAAAGCGGAGATAGTGAAGTTTTTGAACTTATTAGTCATCTATTATTAGTTGTAAAAAACATAAATGATGAGCAAAAGTGTTTTCAATTAATGGTTGATTATACTATTCAACTAGCCATTGCTTGGTATTTTACAGGAGATGAACAATATGCTATCCGTGCTACTAAGTTAGTTAGGATATGGTTAATTGAATTAGCTATATACATAAATCCTCATTTAGGATCTGCCAAGTGTAAAAAACAATCAGAAACAACTTACTATCAAATTTTAAAAAATACAAATTTTTATGTATTGTTAGATGCTATTGTTATTCTCTCTCCCTCTGGGTATTGGACAACTTCTGACGATGAATCTTTGAAATTTTTATGCCTAAATTTTCTCAACTGGCTTCAAGATAATAATCAAAATACCAACCAAAATAAGCAAAGTATACACATAAATACTCATTCTTTGTTAGTAGCATCATTAGCTGCATTTATCCATGATATTCGTACTTTGATACACGTTGTACAACACAGCAAATTACTACTTATGCAGCAGTTTGAGCAAAATGCTACTCAGTCCTTACAAAAGAATCGTAGTGATGTATTTAGTTGCTATGTTTTAAATTTACAAGTATGGGTAAATCTTGCTCAAATTAGCCAGCATATTGGTATTGATTTATGGAAATTTCAATATCAGGATCAGCAAATTTTTGCTAAACTTTTTCAGTGGCTGCTACCTTATTATCAAAAACCCTGGACTTATAACCAAAGTTCAAACTTTGATATTCAACGTCTTTTACCTCTATATTATGTGGCTTGTCATCAATATCCAGAACTTCAATTTGAAATTGACACTTCTACTATTATTTCAAAATACCAAGTTCAGCCAACTTTTTCTCATGAATTTAAAATTATTCCATATTGGTTATTTAGTTTATAG
- a CDS encoding DNA-binding protein: MDQNMYTLAWVKTACEHVLGKNISQRAWRNCLRICGVQPYKREVKLKECCYLLGLFYLKRQNPFKKYSLSDVSLLLMKEKERLSKFGIDLENPEFPLLGRELPDYIYEKTGYKVTLRTLYRWASKRRMTFSKLQIINQKELSRWLELANIAKAQ; encoded by the coding sequence ATGGATCAAAATATGTACACCCTTGCTTGGGTAAAAACAGCTTGCGAACACGTTTTAGGTAAGAATATTTCTCAAAGAGCTTGGCGTAACTGTTTGCGAATATGTGGCGTTCAGCCTTACAAGCGAGAAGTCAAGCTCAAAGAATGCTGCTATTTACTAGGATTATTTTATCTCAAACGTCAAAACCCTTTCAAAAAGTATTCTTTGTCTGACGTTTCATTATTATTGATGAAAGAGAAAGAACGACTTTCCAAATTTGGCATTGATTTAGAAAACCCGGAATTTCCACTTTTAGGGCGAGAATTACCAGACTATATCTATGAAAAAACAGGCTACAAAGTGACTTTGCGAACCTTGTACCGTTGGGCATCTAAACGCCGTATGACTTTCTCTAAGTTACAGATTATCAACCAAAAAGAATTGAGTCGATGGCTAGAATTGGCAAATATAGCGAAGGCACAGTAG